From one Planococcus citri chromosome 3, ihPlaCitr1.1, whole genome shotgun sequence genomic stretch:
- the LOC135839423 gene encoding protein scarlet-like isoform X1 — MGFDEKIPLVGKRRDESKDWRRTSSIVSKGLSVTWTNLNVVAEQKKSSLFKQSTSTFKEIIHNVNGAVEAGTLVAILGASGSGKSTLMTVLANRAPGGLHVNGDIRIGRKRIGGFIKYVSGFVYQDDLFIPTLTVFEHLNFMAKLRLDKDMGDEARKDLIYEVLTELGLMKVAHSRIGNSKFGNEKMNLSGGERKRLSVATELLTDPSLLFCDEPTTGLDSFTALKVVSSLQHLVNERQKTIICSIHQPNDKIFALFNRIILLSKGKMAFSGNSAEALEFFKSQGYPYSEEQNPADYLVKSMAVIADKEEGANQLCSAFENTSYHEKMMKYIDIEHRNENDVDPLVYRSSNGNGPTWPTKLWYVTHRSYLSIVRDSSVQNMRIIQKLLLGLLVGVCMGGSIEATQTGLQAIKGVLFVLVGQNFFPAIHAAMDHVPKQMPIFFREYANSTTTPLIFYLANVLSLLPGFLFDPLSFTILVYWLTNLQPELWAWSLTCLITALVLNISAGFGMLMSTVFSRRDIAAACTTPIDNTYIVCSGVFIKLSTIPPILRWVRYISWFTYAIETLFIIHTGGLDNIECPENTDVPCLRNGTEVLASFDFDESNLVPNVCKMFGIYFFMHIVAYIGLLNRIRTRKI, encoded by the exons ATGGGTTTCGACGAGAAAATACCATTAGTGGGGAAAAGAAGAGACGAATCG AAGGATTGGAGACGAACATCTTCGATCGTCAGTAAAGGTTTATCAGTAACTTGGACTAATCTAAATGTGGTCGCCGAGCAAAAGAAAAGCAGTCTTTTTAAACAATCCACTTCAACGTTCAAAGAAATCATCCATaatg TTAACGGAGCAGTCGAAGCTGGAACATTAGTTGCAATTTTAGGAGCTAG tggTTCGGGAAAAAGCACTTTGATGACAGTTTTAGCGAATCGAGCTCCAG GAGGTTTACATGTAAATGGAGATATTCGAATAGGTCGAAAAAGAATAGGAGGATTTATAAAATATGTATCTGGTTTTGTCTATCAAGATGATCTATTCATTCCAACTCTAACAGTATTCGAACATCTTAATTTTATG gCCAAATTGCGTTTAGATAAAGATATGGGAGATGAAGCTAGGAAAGATTTAATATACGAAGTGCTAACCGAGCTGGGTTTGATGAAAGTAGCCCATAGTCGAATAGGcaattcgaaatttggaaaCGAAAAG ATGAATTTATCCGGAGGAGAACGAAAAAGATTATCAGTTGCAACAGAATTGTTGACGGATCCTTCTTTATTATTTTGCGACGAACCTACCACAG GTCTTGATTCATTCACAGCTCTAAAAGTAGTCAGTAGTTTGCAGCATTTAGTGAACGAAAGACAGAAAACCATTATTTGTTCGATACACCAACCGAATGATAAAATATTCGCTCTGTTTAACCGAATCATTCTGCTCTCCAAAGGAAAAATGGCTTTCAGTGGAAATTCTGCCGAAGCTCTCGAATTCTTtaaaag TCAAGGTTACCCTTATTCAGAAGAACAAAACCCGGCCGATTATCTGGTTAAAAGTATGGCGGTAATTGCTGACAAAGAAGAAGGAGCTAACCAATTATGTTCAGCCTTTGAAAATACAAGTTATCAcgagaaaatgatgaaatacatTGATATTGAACATCGAAATGAAAATGACGTG GATCCTTTGGTGTATCGCAGCAGTAATGG AAACGGACCTACATGGCCGACCAAACTTTGGTACGTGACACACAGAAGTTACCTCAGCATCGTACGAGATTCGTCAGTTCAAAATATgcgaataattcaaaaactg TTATTAGGTCTACTGGTAGGTGTTTGTATGGGAGGATCGATTGAAGCAACTCAGACAGGATTACAAGCCATAAAAGGTGTCCTATTCGTATTAGTAGGCCAAAACTTCTTCCCAGCTATTCACGCTGCAATGGACCACGTGCCGAAACAAATGCCCATCTTTTTCAGGGAATATGCCAACAGTACAACGACTCCGCTTATATTCTACTTGGCTAATGTTCTTTCATTG TTACCAGGATTTCTATTCGATCCGTTATCTTTCACCATTCTTGTTTACTGGTTGACGAATCTGCAGCCGGAACTATGGGCTTGGAGTTTAACGTGTCTCATTACAGCTTTGGTGTTGAATATTTCTGCGGGTTTCG GAATGTTGATGTCGACAGTTTTTAGTCGAAGAGATATAGCAGCAGCTTGTACAACTCCGATTGATAATACATATATCGTATGTTCCGGTGTTTTTATTAAACTTTC caCAATTCCACCAATTTTAAGATGGGTACGTTACATATCTTGGTTCACGTACGCGATCGAAACTTTATTCATTATACACACTGGTGGTTTGGATAATATAG
- the LOC135839423 gene encoding protein scarlet-like isoform X2, giving the protein MGFDEKIPLVGKRRDESDWRRTSSIVSKGLSVTWTNLNVVAEQKKSSLFKQSTSTFKEIIHNVNGAVEAGTLVAILGASGSGKSTLMTVLANRAPGGLHVNGDIRIGRKRIGGFIKYVSGFVYQDDLFIPTLTVFEHLNFMAKLRLDKDMGDEARKDLIYEVLTELGLMKVAHSRIGNSKFGNEKMNLSGGERKRLSVATELLTDPSLLFCDEPTTGLDSFTALKVVSSLQHLVNERQKTIICSIHQPNDKIFALFNRIILLSKGKMAFSGNSAEALEFFKSQGYPYSEEQNPADYLVKSMAVIADKEEGANQLCSAFENTSYHEKMMKYIDIEHRNENDVDPLVYRSSNGNGPTWPTKLWYVTHRSYLSIVRDSSVQNMRIIQKLLLGLLVGVCMGGSIEATQTGLQAIKGVLFVLVGQNFFPAIHAAMDHVPKQMPIFFREYANSTTTPLIFYLANVLSLLPGFLFDPLSFTILVYWLTNLQPELWAWSLTCLITALVLNISAGFGMLMSTVFSRRDIAAACTTPIDNTYIVCSGVFIKLSTIPPILRWVRYISWFTYAIETLFIIHTGGLDNIECPENTDVPCLRNGTEVLASFDFDESNLVPNVCKMFGIYFFMHIVAYIGLLNRIRTRKI; this is encoded by the exons ATGGGTTTCGACGAGAAAATACCATTAGTGGGGAAAAGAAGAGACGAATCG GATTGGAGACGAACATCTTCGATCGTCAGTAAAGGTTTATCAGTAACTTGGACTAATCTAAATGTGGTCGCCGAGCAAAAGAAAAGCAGTCTTTTTAAACAATCCACTTCAACGTTCAAAGAAATCATCCATaatg TTAACGGAGCAGTCGAAGCTGGAACATTAGTTGCAATTTTAGGAGCTAG tggTTCGGGAAAAAGCACTTTGATGACAGTTTTAGCGAATCGAGCTCCAG GAGGTTTACATGTAAATGGAGATATTCGAATAGGTCGAAAAAGAATAGGAGGATTTATAAAATATGTATCTGGTTTTGTCTATCAAGATGATCTATTCATTCCAACTCTAACAGTATTCGAACATCTTAATTTTATG gCCAAATTGCGTTTAGATAAAGATATGGGAGATGAAGCTAGGAAAGATTTAATATACGAAGTGCTAACCGAGCTGGGTTTGATGAAAGTAGCCCATAGTCGAATAGGcaattcgaaatttggaaaCGAAAAG ATGAATTTATCCGGAGGAGAACGAAAAAGATTATCAGTTGCAACAGAATTGTTGACGGATCCTTCTTTATTATTTTGCGACGAACCTACCACAG GTCTTGATTCATTCACAGCTCTAAAAGTAGTCAGTAGTTTGCAGCATTTAGTGAACGAAAGACAGAAAACCATTATTTGTTCGATACACCAACCGAATGATAAAATATTCGCTCTGTTTAACCGAATCATTCTGCTCTCCAAAGGAAAAATGGCTTTCAGTGGAAATTCTGCCGAAGCTCTCGAATTCTTtaaaag TCAAGGTTACCCTTATTCAGAAGAACAAAACCCGGCCGATTATCTGGTTAAAAGTATGGCGGTAATTGCTGACAAAGAAGAAGGAGCTAACCAATTATGTTCAGCCTTTGAAAATACAAGTTATCAcgagaaaatgatgaaatacatTGATATTGAACATCGAAATGAAAATGACGTG GATCCTTTGGTGTATCGCAGCAGTAATGG AAACGGACCTACATGGCCGACCAAACTTTGGTACGTGACACACAGAAGTTACCTCAGCATCGTACGAGATTCGTCAGTTCAAAATATgcgaataattcaaaaactg TTATTAGGTCTACTGGTAGGTGTTTGTATGGGAGGATCGATTGAAGCAACTCAGACAGGATTACAAGCCATAAAAGGTGTCCTATTCGTATTAGTAGGCCAAAACTTCTTCCCAGCTATTCACGCTGCAATGGACCACGTGCCGAAACAAATGCCCATCTTTTTCAGGGAATATGCCAACAGTACAACGACTCCGCTTATATTCTACTTGGCTAATGTTCTTTCATTG TTACCAGGATTTCTATTCGATCCGTTATCTTTCACCATTCTTGTTTACTGGTTGACGAATCTGCAGCCGGAACTATGGGCTTGGAGTTTAACGTGTCTCATTACAGCTTTGGTGTTGAATATTTCTGCGGGTTTCG GAATGTTGATGTCGACAGTTTTTAGTCGAAGAGATATAGCAGCAGCTTGTACAACTCCGATTGATAATACATATATCGTATGTTCCGGTGTTTTTATTAAACTTTC caCAATTCCACCAATTTTAAGATGGGTACGTTACATATCTTGGTTCACGTACGCGATCGAAACTTTATTCATTATACACACTGGTGGTTTGGATAATATAG